A segment of the Globicephala melas chromosome 18, mGloMel1.2, whole genome shotgun sequence genome:
TTCTGATGTTCTAGTCCTTGTTGTGTCTGTTTCAGCAAGttgtgtttttcaaaaaatttttccatttcatcacagTTGTTGCATTTATTGGGAAAATGTTGttcttattatttcattattttctattttaatgtctgtaggaAATGTGgtgatttcccctttttaaattttgaatttggtatttagtgtttctttttttcttaatcctaTCATGGATTTagcaattttattaattaattaacaaaggatattgatctgtagttttcttgtggtgtctttaTCTTCCCTTGATATCTGGGTTATACTGATAGCATAAAATGTGTTATATGTTGTTGATATTTTTACttgttaaaaaatgtatttggtcatctgaatgaccaaaatatatttctcatatatagtTGGACTTTATCCATGGTTCCTCGCTACcagctcccaaaacccttggaatttcctgaacaATAAGAGCAATGGGAGCATCTTTTGTCATAATACTTATTCTCTTATCTTCAGCTCCTGAAATTGCTTCAGAACCATAAAGGCGAAATGGGtgtcttgttattcataacaaacaCCTTTCCACAACAACTGGATTTATGTTGGTGAGGTGACTTTTGAAAGGGGCTGGGTGTCAgaagaaccaaccatgtgattagaaggttggaactttcagtcccctCACCTCTGAAGAGGGAAAGGGATTGAAGACTGAGCTCAATCAgcagtggccaatgatttaatcaattatactattaatgaaacctccataaaaaccaGAAGGACAggatttggagagcttccaggtctgtgaacacgtggagatttggggagagtagCACCTGGAGAGGGTGTAGGGTCTCCACACCCTTTCCTCATACCATGTCCTATGTTTTTCTTCATATAACTGTTGATTCACATCccttaatatcctttgtaataaaccagtaatcaaGTAAGTAAAtagctttcctgagttctgtgagccactctagcgaATTAATCAGGAGGGGTCGTGGGAatttctgatttatagccagtcaaTCAGAACTATAGGTAACAACTTGTGATTGGCATCCTGAGTTGGAGGGGGTCCTTGGAACCTCCAGTCtgtagctggttggtcagaaTCACAGGTAACCACCTGGGCTTGTGATTGGCGTCTGAAGTGTAGAGcagtcttatgggactgagcACTTTACGCGTGGAATCTGATGTtatctctgggtagatagtgtcagaattgagttgaattgtaggacacccagctggtgtccaaGAACTGTTGGGTGATGTGGGATTCCCGCCCCCTCCACCAGCACAACAGTGGAATTGGgtggtgttccttcctcttttattttctggaagatttaGAGAAGTAtatatgttcctttttctttaaacgATTAGCAGAATTCACCCATAAAGCTTTCTGGACCTGCACtgttctttgttgggaggttttgataatttattcaatctctttactttttatagGTCTGCTCAAATTTCTATTTGTtgttgagtcagttttggtaatttatgtTTTACTAGAAAATGTTTCATTTCATCTAGGATATTTAATTTGCAGGCAtgcagttgttcatagtattctcataATCCTTTCTGCTTCTGTGAAGCCAGtagaaatgtttccattttcatttctgattttatttatttggaccttctctctattttttcttagtctagccaAAGGTCAACTTTGtcattcttttcaaagaactaacttttggtttcattgattctctctattgcttttctatcctctgtttcatttatctctgttctaatctttatttccttttctgctaattttgggtgtagtttgctcttttgttcAAGTTCCTTAAAGTGCAAAGTTAGGTTacttatttgagatctttcttttccaCATACCCCTTCCCCACACACATCCAGTACCTCTCCCGACATCAACATCTCACACACCAGTGTATTTGTCACAATCAGTGGACTCACATTAGCACATCATTATCAACATAAATCTGTAAATTATGTTAGAGTTCAGACCTTTTGTTGTATATTCAATGGATCTTGACAGATGTATAATGAAATGTGTATCCATTatgacagtatcatacagaataatttcactgccctaaaaatcccctgtgttcctcctattcatccttccctccctccctccaaaatCCCTTACAACCACTGATATATTTACTGtcaccatagttttgccttttctggaatttttgttgttgttattccaCGTTTACTACATTACTGCCTCCTTggtgtttaattaattttttgtaatCTGTCATGTTGATTCCTTTCTCATTCCCTTTTGTGTACATTTTTAAGATAGTTTCTTAGGAGTGGTTACCATGAAGATTACGATCAGCATCCTAAATTTAAAACATCTAGTTTGGATTGATACCAAGTTAACTTCAACAGCACACAAAAGTTTTGTTACTATACAACTCCATTACTCCCTCAACCACCACCactttatgttgttccttcaatACCATGGAGAATAACCTAAGTTAGGAAACCTAAAACAAAAATGACCGATAATACAACAGGAAGTTGCCATTGAGAAGACGTAGTATACCTTAAGATTAAGTGCATTTCTTCCATGAATTTGACAGGTTACTATGGCCATCTTGGTCATGGATGTTACTGTTCCATAGCGTGTTGCCACAACAGCCTTAAAACCTTCACAATGTACGATATGTGACACTGAGGTTTCGATTTTTCTAGATTTAATGCTACCTAAATAAAACAAGACAGGAAACGTAAATGTGTCATCACTTAGAGTGAAAGTTAAAAGGTATTCATGTTATGATAACAGTAAGTCATCATAAATAGGTTACCTGGATGCCTCCTTTGGAAGAGATTCCCCATAACTTTCACCCACCCAACCTCATGTTGGAGATTCCCTATAACCTCCATCCACCCAACCTCAGTTGGTTCTGTTGgccaaacattttaatattagatAGCAGACTAATATTAGATAGCAAACTTTTCTTCCCAAAAGAAAACCATAAGCTCATAGATTTCTACCTCAATAATTTAGATTCCATCAGTCTGAGTCTTATGCTATATGtaaaaacatcttattttatgATGAATTACATAAACAACTTCTTTCTTCACAAAATGAATAAAGGACATCATATAAGCATATATCAGATAGAGATCATATCCCAAGGAGAAATCTTGCTTTTTGCTTTAATATCGCATTGATGCGTGATTCAAATACCCTATGTAACTAAGCTCTTCCCTCAGTTTAAAGACCTCACAcaagaaaggggtggggggaagcagaCAACTCAGGAGTAGCCAAACAGCGACCACCTACATTTACTTTATCACAACCCTTGTGGGTTTCCCCTTTTGTCAAAAATGGCATGTTCAAGCACACACCCAGGTGTGgcaggaaaatattttgaaatatattttacactCCCAGCCATTCTTGCTGTATTACTTGCTGCAACATATTTTATCATCTGAATAATTCTTATACCATTGCTTCAATGAGAAGAAACGAGGCATCCTAGACCAAAGAAAACAATGTTCAGTTGTTAATTTCTAAAATAGGCCTTTGTGCCCATTTCAGGTCAATCGATGTGAAAGTTAACCACAGAATGAAGAAAGATGTATGATGTGATACGGAGATTCCTTGTCTTTTGGGAGGGAATGGAGCAAGAGGAATGGAGAATGAGTTAAGAATTAAGTCTGTGGCCTGCTTCCTGCCCACCCACACTTATGGGCTAAGCTCAAGCAGTTGATTTTTGAGTGAAAAGGAGGGAGATGGAGGTGCAGAGGTGGTTAGAAATTCCCTGAAAGATCTCTGAAGGATCTCAGGATGCTTAAACTTCCCTGGGAACTTTTCAAAGAGGGAAACACCAGAGTGGAATAAACTCCCTAAGTCAGAAATGGTAACATGACTGGTTTAGGCCTATGATGTGGAGGAGACCCAGTGGTTAATTTATGTCACAGACAGGGATAGGGAACTGCTGGAAGGGTAGTGTGCTCAGAAAGTCTTATGGCTGCTGTAGTTAATGATACTAcagtgtatatttgaaagtttctgAGAGAGTGAAGCCTAAAATTTCTTGTAGCAAGAAAAAGTTGTCAGGTGATGGGTATTAACtgaatttattgtggtaatcatttcaccatACTGTATAttcatgtatcaaatcattatattgtataccTTAACTTTATACAGAGTTgcatgtgaattgtatctcaatacaactggggaaaaaagagaaagttttatGTCTGGAGTGTTCTTCTGTGTATAATCTCCTACTAAACACATCTGTGAATCGTTAATTTGTTATATTACTTTTtctgttctaaaattttatatgactctaatttttaaaagcagaaattcCAGTTCTCTGATAAAAttcttcaactttttattttcttcaacatagtaatcatagttattttaacatCCTGGTTTGAAAACCCCAATACCTGATCCTATGGTTCTCTTTCTTTTGCCTCTTTCTACTGGTTCCCAGACCTTTTATCCTGTTTTTAGGATGCCTTgtgatttttaagtttaatgCTGGACATtgtgaatgaaaattttaaagggtCTGGATAATATTATCTGTCTCTAATAAGTGTTAGGTTTTCTTTGACTAGGCAGGAAGTACCACTTTGATTTATCAAGGATTGGTTTTGAGTTTTGTAGGGGATAACCTATTTTAGTTTTGTCCTTTCTCCTAGAGCATCATTCTTATTCCCAAGGCATAGGTCTTCTGGGTCTGCAACTGAAAGCCCAGTGTGTTTACCAAGGCCCCTTCATTTCAGCAGAGCTTGACCTCCAATAATTGCCTTCTGTGCAACTGTCAAAATCTAGGCGCACTTCCTTAGCATCTCAGCTGATGGTTTCTGCTGTGTTTCTTAGCGTATTGTCCTGTACATGCCCAGCTTAGAAATCAGCCAACACTCTTATGGGAGTTTGTATGCAGGTATTTGAATTCCGTTCTCTCCTCTCTGATATATTACCCCTCTATCCCAGCTATCTTGTCAACTCTGACGTCTGACTGCTATCTCTTCAATCCAGTAAAACTATCACCTTCTTTCTACCTGTGCCCTGTTCGCCAACACCACAAATCCCCTCAAGAAAAAGCCAAGGTAAATGTACAGCTAATTCAGCTTATTTCAAAGATGGTAACCACTCAAGTCATGCTTGCAAGGGTTACTCTCCAGTAACCTCAGTggttattttatgtatttgtgggcaGCTTTAATAACTGATTTTGGTGGGAGGGATTGTCCAATACAAGCTACTCAATCTTGGCTAGAACCAAAAGTCATTAggttatttaaaaatctgaatctgATCATTCTAATAGCTGGAACTCCTGTGGGTATGTTTCTACTGCTTACTGTTGCTGctagttttcattcattttgtttttctttgtgtacCTGACAATTGTGAATTGTTTACTATACACTGTATTTGTGAAATCGTTTATAGAAATAGTGTGAGACGTAGGATGATGTAATCTTTCTCTAAAGAtgatttctcatttgtttctgctaGGTAACTAAGgtcaaagcacttaaaacagtgctgGCACACGGCAAGCAGTTAACTGTCATGATTGCATGTCTATCTTCTCCATCCAGATTAAGAATACTCCATCTTATATGTTCCCAACATCAGTACAAAGTTGGGTTTATAGTCAACACTCTAAAAATAGTTGCTGAGTAAATAGCTTAAGGAATGGAAAATGAGGAGGGACATATGTGTgaatcacacacatatacacaaacacacaaaatcacAAATACTTTTATGGAGAGATAatcatatatacaatttttaaaagaatgatataaacCTAGCATTTACCTTCACATACGTTCAGCATGCTTTGCTTTGGGACACTTTCTACACGTTCATATTCTGTTACATgactttctaggaaaaaaatttaaaataggatAATGTTTAAATTCGTGTGAAAATTCATGTTGAGGGTATTATGACTTCATTATAATTGTTCATCTTTTAATGAATTGAGGTTATCCATGGAAAAGTGCCCATGAAGGCATCCATGAGCACTGGCATTCTGCTTCTAGAGTTCATCTAGACCACCTTACAGACGACTGTTCATTCACACTCCTCCTTTATGTGAGCTTTTCTGATCCTTTGAACTGCTTTATCTGgttcccatcaccaccatctgGGTGGAGTTCCCAGTTTGCCCTTGGCAGACCTGCAAGGTCAGGATTTCTGCTACTGCATTCTGCCCCATATATTAAATGTACAGGTGAAAAGGGATCCCACCATCCCATTCTGCAGACCCAAGGGGGAACCACCATATGCTTGGATGCCTTCTCTCCCTTTTGCTCTACTTGACCCCATTATTACAGACCACGTTCAGACTGGATTTACCTATCACAGACTGTCTTAGAGGTTTCCTTGGTAAAACTGGCGTCGGTGTGAAAATGGAACCTGGAAAATCTTTAATATTTAGTGTCACCGTACGACATTGTAAACGGTCAGACTGCTGACTTTCAGCTTTAACAGGTATAGTCCTCGGTACAGGGATTGGCACTGTTGCACTTAAACGTAACAGGGGCTGCTTAAAAGTATAGGTACTGCTCATTTGTAAAAACTGGTCAGAATGAACTTCCTTGAGTTTGGGAGTGGGCACTGAAGAAGGGGCACTTGGTAGTTTGGAGAACTCTGAGGAGAGAATCagaatctcttttaaaatgttagcataaatatttgttatttttaatggctCTTCTGATTTTCTGGAACTTTCCATCTTGCTTGTTTCTTTCCCAAAAATTCGACTTGAAGCTGAACAACACTTGGGAAAAAATATGGAACCAGTAGCAGTCTCTGGAATGTGCCAATAGACATGCTTAGAAGATTTTGTGGTTGTTGAAATAGTAGTCACTCTTTTTTGTACATGATGATCAAGAAAGAGATTTTGAATATTAACAGGGGGTTGTGACTGATCTCTTGGAACATCAGGAAAACTAGTTTTATCTCTTTCAAATGAAGCGGTTTTATCTGGAATGAACCGTACACGTGGTAGCTTAGTTTCACCAGTCTTTcctaaaccagaaaaaaaaaaataaggcagaatTAGATTATGTTTATCAAGGTGTCAGGGGCAGAACTATTAACGTCTCAGCATTCATAgcttttctttatccactcacccTCTCTCACCTTATAAAAACGTTTCTGTATACACTCACTCAGCTATCAGGACTTCTGCTTACCTTACTGGGATAAAGTTTGCATGAACGATTGGAGAATCAGGAAGGCTAAATTATACTAGATTTAGAAAGAGTAGGGGCTACTCCTGGAAGAacagaatggatgaagaagagtAGGACATAAAGGGAGATTTTTGAGCAGTTGAGCAGAAAACTCTGGCAATATGGAGAGGTAAAAATGACTCAGTGAAGTTTCGCTGTTTATCATTATCACTTCCTCATTTGAAACTTCTTTGAGCAaagatttacatttcttttcaaagCCAGATATCAGACCAAGATGGCTTTGGAACATGATAACATGCTGATACTGGCTACAGGGTACCACGAGTTCACTCAGGTTACAACCAGAAGTATTCTTATCTCTCTTAGGTCCAGAAAATGCACTGTGCCTGCATTCTTAGGGACCTCACTATATCAAATcgtgctttctctttcttctgtgacAGAAtgttaaataacatttttgtCCATCATCTCAGTTGAGTACAATAAATGATGAGGACCTCAGCATTCTGATGAGAAGATAAGAGATTCATTAAGGCAAGATTTGCAAAGAGATGGCCAAAACAAGCCCAAGTCTCACCTGTTGTCTGTATATGAGAGATGGCTAGAGGTTGATCTACATTCGCAGAGAGGATTTCTTCTGAATTGAGCTATTGGCGTGCTATGTGTTTCTCCGATCTTCCCCTCCTTGTGGTGGGTAGAGGAGGATTTACCCCGACCTCAAACCAAGTGAGGGGGATTCTCAGAGAACCATCTACAGAGCACAGGAGTGTATGCCACAAGGAGAAGATAACATCTCATCACTCCCTGCCATGGTTCCCCCAACCCCCTTATACCTACAgagtaacagaaatgtattggCCCTCCCATTGCTGTGTCGCAACTTGTGTAAGGCAAGAGAATCCTTGAATCTACTTGACCTCTACCTTCTGGCATTTCAGGGGGGTACAGAGACTGATGACGGATTCTCACCTTCACTCTTAACTCCTTAATTCTTTCCCACTCCTAGCCACACCTATGAAGATACCAGAAACTATGAGTTGgggaagagaagtaaaagaacgAGATGGACGCATTTATCATGCCCCTGTTTCCCTTGGCTTGTCTAAAAATTAGCAGACCTAGTCTGAGCTGGGAGAAAGGGCAAGGTTTAATTACATGCTAGATGAAAGTATTGATTTAGATTGGACTTAATATCTAAAAATGAGACAAGGCTAATAGATGAAAGTGACTAGAAAAGCCTCGGTAGAGAGATGTGTGCCGTGTGAGTTTAAAGAGCAGTAGTAGGAGAAGGATAATGTTTGCTTCCTGCTTATATGGAACTTATCAAAGCTAGCTCGTTCCATAAAATGGTTACACCACCATGTTcaactttcctttctctctctctcatattaaaacaaaacataacatgaGCAAAATCTAGATGATGTTAGGTGTGGCAGTGACTTTTattcttaatgtatttttttattggagtatagttgctttacaatgttgtgttagtttctgctgtgcagcaaagtgagtcagttatacatacacatctaTCCACTccgttttttttagattattttcccatataggtcattacagagtattgaatagagttccctgtgctattcagaatgactttttagatatgacaccaaaacaacaatccatgaaagaaaacatggttaagttagacttcattaaaattaaaaacttctactctgtgaaagacattcttaaaagaataaaaagacaagccatgcactgagagaaaatatttgcaaaacactcATCTGATAAAGGAATTGCATCCAAAATAAAGAGGTCttcaactcaacaataagaaaacaagccaATGAacatagctactccagctttttttctttttttttacatctttattggagtataattgttttacaatgttgtgttagtttctgctgtataacaaagtgaatcagctatacatatacgtatatcgccatatcccctccctcttgtgtctccctcccaccctccctatcccacccatctaggtcacaaaacaccgagctgatctccctgtgctatgcagctgcttcccactagctatctattttacagattgccaacaaacacatgagaggatgctcatcgtcactaatcattagagaaatgcaagtcaaaaccacaatgaggtatcacctcacaccaatcagaatggccaccatcacaaaatctacaaacaataaatgctggagagagtgtggagaaaagggaaccctcttgcattgttggtgggaatgtaaattgatacagacactatggagaacagtatggaggttccttaaaaaactaaaaatagaactaccatgtgacccagcaatcccactactgggcatataccctgagaaagccataattcaaaaagaatcatgtaccacaacgttcactgtagcactatgtacaatagccaggacatggaagcaacctaagtgtccatcaacagatgaatggataaagaagatgtggcacatatgtacaatggaccattactcagccataaaaagaaatgaaattgagttctttgtagtgaggtggatggaccttgagtctgtcatatagagtgaagaagtcagaaaaagatattactgtatattaacacatatatatggaatctaaaaacaaaaatggttctgatgaacctaagggcgggacaggaataaagacgcagacatagagaatggacttgaggacactgtggcaggggtggagggtgggggatgggaagcggggacgaagtgagagagtagcattgacacatatacacttccagatttcttttgattagtgttagtatGATGTATCTTTCTCTATCCCTTTACATTTCATCTatctgtgtttttatatttaaaggaagTTTCTTGCAGACAGTATATAATTAGCTCTTGTCTTTTATCTACTCTGACAGTTTCTATCATTTAAGTGGTACACTTAGACCATTCACGTTTTAACGAATTACTGACATCATTGGCTTAACATCCACCACATTTGTAAAGTTTTCTATTCATCGCAGTTGTtttacttctttgtctttttgaaatcttccattctttttctgtcttttctggtTTTAGGTGAGAATTTTATGAGTCAGTTTCTCTccttcagtttcattcctttcttagcatatcaattatacttatacaattttttaaaaagtggttgccctagagtttgcaatatacatttacagcGAATCTAAGTCTACTTTCAATAAACACTACACCGCCTAATGGGTATGGCAAGTATCTTTTAACAGAATAGTCCCAATTCTTCTCTCCATTCCTTATAACACCGCCGTCATTCGTTCCATTTATCCTTGTGCTATAATCACCCAGTACATAGTTGCTATTCTTGCTTAGAACAGAGACTTACCTATAAGATCAAGTGAGATCACTTATCCTTCTCTGACACTCTTCTTTTTTTAGGTAGACCTGAGTTTCTTTTGTTGCTCACACGGTGTGGAATACTTTCTCTTACCAACCAATTTAAATCATTTTCCTTTGCCAAAGTCTACCTTAAACCTTATACAATCCATCCTTCTTGATTAACACAACCCATACTTACTGTTCTCATTACttaattaaacaaacatttaacaCCTCCCATGTGCTAGCTGTACACATAGTGCTGAGGGGACAATCACACAGCACAAACCTTACTACCATCAAAGATCTCATGATTTAATATAGAAACTAGGCAGGTAAACAGTTACACTAGAGAATAAGAGCTCAGTAAGGGGGTAGATAGGGGATACTCTGGGACCATAAAGGTAAGCACTCTGACTGGGTGCAGAGAGAAGAGGTGCTTAGGGAAATCTGCCCAATGAAGATATCTGTCTTCTCAATTTAGACttccctattttttt
Coding sequences within it:
- the LRRC63 gene encoding leucine-rich repeat-containing protein 63, whose protein sequence is MQNHPQLLRRPLPPNLPKLSLCQKKARAGKTGETKLPRVRFIPDKTASFERDKTSFPDVPRDQSQPPVNIQNLFLDHHVQKRVTTISTTTKSSKHVYWHIPETATGSIFFPKCCSASSRIFGKETSKMESSRKSEEPLKITNIYANILKEILILSSEFSKLPSAPSSVPTPKLKEVHSDQFLQMSSTYTFKQPLLRLSATVPIPVPRTIPVKAESQQSDRLQCRTVTLNIKDFPGSIFTPTPVLPRKPLRQSVIESHVTEYERVESVPKQSMLNVCEGSIKSRKIETSVSHIVHCEGFKAVVATRYGTVTSMTKMAIVTCQIHGRNALNLKGFFLLNCPDLTSLAFQLIYLNLSYNNIGYFPTEIFCLKNLQILNLRNNPIKEIPSTIQQLKFLRTFNIAFNLITTLPPGLFCLFNLEELDISYNSIAFIPNEIQKLRSLETLIVDGNELTSFPHAILKLNLKKVLFENNFTHPSFWKENSMNSPQHLTQLTSLFFLKNNLHKYYNVIPVEIQKLLKCTSQCEWCHGPMFGEGFRIIRSCNIFGVTQFPVIFYVCSSSCYRKVKESNFVFNNVPGERISLNPQLMNHTVIYESHFKSH